The following DNA comes from cyanobiont of Ornithocercus magnificus.
TAGGAAGTACTCCAAAAAGCTTACGTTTGAATACAGTTTTCTCTACTCCGGCTAGAAAAGCGAGAGTAAATCCAGCCCAACACAGCCCAAGTGTACTAGCACAGCTATGCTTTGCCTCCGCTATCAACTCTACAAGTTCAAGCCAGTAAGTTACCTGCTCAAATGGCAAATGCTCCACAGGTGCCCCTGTAATGATTAAGCCGTCAAGCGGAGCACGGGCAGTTGCCTCCTCCCAGTAAATGTAGAGATCATTTAAGTGTGTGTGATCCCAAGTTCTGTATGCATGGCTATGCAAACGGATCCAGATCGGCTCGATTTGGAGTGGCGAGAGACCAAGGGGGTGCAGCAAGTTAAACTCATACTGCTTACCTAGAGGCATGATGTTGAGAATGCCAATACGCAGCGGCCGGATATCCTGACGTTCAGCCAACTCAGGTTCGATCCAGGAAATGCAGTTGCGCTCGATGGCGGTGATCTTGTGGTAGCTCCGCGGTAGGATTAGGGCCACAGCCTTACTTTTGTCCTATTACTCACTAGTCTTGACAGTGTTGATGTACCCAAGACTGATCAAGGTATACATTATTAGTTGGTTTAGCCCTCTCAGACACTCTATTTGTCCGTAAAAGTGGTTGTCGGCATGTGTTTGGAGTAGAAATGGCAGTACAGGTCATAGCTATCTAAACAGTAAAGGCATCTGCCACTGAATGCTGGTAAGCCCTAAAACTGATTGATCGAGTCTCTATCAGGAGTTAGCACTATGACTATGCTAGCACCTGCCAAACCAGCGATATATTCAATAACTTTCCAACGTTGTGCTTATTTAGTGACCAACATACTGGTAGCATTAAGGATAATGCTAATGGATTAGAGAAAGGCTAAATTGACTAAAACTAACTGGGAGGATCTGGCAGAAATGCAAAATATCACAGTGCGGACTGCTTATTTCCTAATACTACTGATAATATAATCACTAAACTTACAGAGGTTTGTCCTGAAAAGTAACTACAGTCTATACTAGCAGGAAATGAACAATAATGTGAGTTATTGTAACCCTCAGACCGCATGTGGTGGTGAGTAATTTCTGGCCAAATATTTACTGTCTATGCTTGTCGGACAATCAGCATTAATGTAAGCAACAGAAAGAATTATTAGTAGGTGAACTTGGAGACATGTGTAGCAGCGAGACATAATAGTAGACCTTACTCTGCTACACTACCTTCAAAGAGGATTCCAACTAGAAGCTGGCTCAGGCCGGC
Coding sequences within:
- a CDS encoding homoserine O-succinyltransferase, which produces MALILPRSYHKITAIERNCISWIEPELAERQDIRPLRIGILNIMPLGKQYEFNLLHPLGLSPLQIEPIWIRLHSHAYRTWDHTHLNDLYIYWEEATARAPLDGLIITGAPVEHLPFEQVTYWLELVELIAEAKHSCASTLGLCWAGFTLAFLAGVEKTVFKRKLFGVLPMRSLVPGHALMGTQDDCFLCPQSRHAGLPDGAMEAAQRQGRLRLLAHGEDVGYSIFETPDQRQLMHLGHPEYNAGRLLAEMERDMARGDVPPPRNFNPNQPQTFWRSHRNLLFQQWLWFCYQRISLRN